The Mycobacterium seoulense genome has a window encoding:
- a CDS encoding cyclase family protein: MADLTDFRRVARDVSNWGRWGDDDELGTLNFITADKVAHAASLVRHGKVFPLGVDFGASGPQGAFEFRHNPVHIMTVDGGDVNTLAKYGPSWPRNPLAQQLSSYMTADNPFRFNDDIIIMPLQAASQWDALSHVYYDDHLYNGFAADSVTSMGAYHCGIDKVDVKGITSRGVLLDLVRHRRAEVFLEAGNPISPEELDDVVRAQGVTIGRGDIVLIRTGWWTRFLMTGNKTEGYSGLDWRCAQWLHDHEIAAVAADNLQVEDLVSGIDGITFPLHLLCLRDMGMIFGEYWDLTALAEDCAADGVYEFQLVAPPLRVVGAVGSPVNPIAIK; this comes from the coding sequence GTGGCCGACTTGACTGATTTCCGGCGGGTCGCGCGCGACGTCTCTAATTGGGGACGGTGGGGCGACGACGACGAGCTCGGCACGCTGAATTTCATCACCGCGGACAAGGTCGCCCACGCCGCGAGTTTGGTCAGGCACGGCAAGGTGTTTCCGCTCGGCGTCGATTTCGGCGCCTCGGGTCCGCAGGGTGCCTTCGAGTTCCGCCACAACCCGGTCCACATCATGACCGTTGATGGCGGCGATGTGAACACGCTGGCCAAGTATGGACCCAGCTGGCCACGTAACCCGTTGGCGCAGCAGCTCAGTAGCTACATGACGGCCGACAACCCGTTTCGTTTCAACGACGACATCATCATCATGCCGTTGCAGGCGGCAAGCCAGTGGGATGCGCTGTCCCACGTCTACTACGACGATCACCTCTACAACGGCTTCGCGGCCGATTCGGTCACCAGCATGGGCGCCTACCACTGCGGAATCGACAAGGTTGACGTCAAGGGCATCACGTCCCGCGGTGTGCTGCTGGACTTGGTTCGCCATCGACGGGCAGAGGTCTTCCTCGAAGCCGGGAACCCGATCTCACCGGAGGAACTCGACGACGTGGTTCGCGCTCAGGGGGTGACGATTGGGCGAGGCGACATCGTGCTCATCCGGACAGGCTGGTGGACAAGGTTTCTCATGACGGGGAACAAGACAGAAGGCTACTCCGGGCTGGACTGGCGATGCGCACAATGGCTCCACGATCACGAGATCGCGGCCGTGGCCGCCGACAACCTTCAAGTGGAAGACCTGGTGTCCGGTATCGACGGAATCACCTTTCCCCTGCACCTGCTCTGCTTGCGCGACATGGGGATGATTTTCGGCGAATACTGGGATCTCACCGCGCTGGCCGAGGACTGCGCCGCCGACGGCGTGTACGAGTTCCAGCTCGTCGCCCCGCCCCTGAGAGTTGTTGGAGCTGTGGGCTCACCGGTGAACCCGATCGCGATCAAGTGA
- a CDS encoding coniferyl-alcohol dehydrogenase produces the protein MGEIDGLWRYDGRRAVVTGCASGIGEHVVRQLTELGADVVGLDKRRPSVGLKEFHETDLADPASIDGAVASVEGPVHALFNVAGVSSGIGNPLLVVTINFLGLRHLTEALIPKMPPGSSIVSVSSLAAAAYREHAAAVAPLLNTATLQEGVDWCHRNPDALGNGYQLSKEAIVFYTMRSATPLGAEGIRINCTGPGVTETPILDQLRTAYGQGFLDDIPKPLGRVSDPAEQAAVLLFLNSGAASYITGQIIWVDGGNVGAAIARELEEGAPWPT, from the coding sequence TTGGGCGAGATCGACGGGCTGTGGCGATACGACGGCCGCCGCGCGGTGGTGACCGGATGTGCGTCCGGCATCGGCGAACATGTCGTGCGGCAGCTCACCGAGCTCGGCGCCGACGTCGTCGGGCTGGACAAGCGCCGGCCGAGCGTCGGGCTCAAGGAGTTTCACGAGACCGATCTCGCCGATCCGGCTTCGATCGACGGCGCGGTGGCGTCGGTCGAAGGTCCGGTGCATGCCCTGTTCAACGTCGCCGGCGTCTCGTCGGGGATCGGCAACCCACTCCTCGTCGTCACCATCAACTTCCTCGGGCTGCGGCATCTCACCGAGGCGCTGATTCCGAAGATGCCCCCGGGGTCGTCGATCGTGAGCGTTTCCTCGCTCGCGGCAGCCGCCTATCGCGAGCATGCGGCTGCAGTGGCACCTCTGCTGAACACCGCGACTTTGCAGGAGGGCGTCGACTGGTGCCACCGCAACCCCGACGCGTTGGGCAACGGCTACCAACTGTCCAAAGAAGCGATCGTTTTCTACACCATGCGAAGCGCCACGCCGCTGGGCGCCGAGGGCATCCGCATCAACTGCACGGGCCCCGGGGTCACCGAGACCCCGATCCTGGACCAGCTGCGCACGGCCTACGGCCAGGGCTTCCTCGACGACATCCCCAAGCCCTTGGGCCGGGTTTCCGACCCCGCCGAGCAGGCCGCGGTATTGCTCTTCTTGAATAGTGGTGCGGCCAGCTACATCACCGGGCAGATCATCTGGGTAGACGGTGGAAACGTGGGCGCGGCGATCGCTCGTGAACTCGAGGAAGGAGCCCCGTGGCCGACTTGA
- a CDS encoding alpha/beta fold hydrolase → MEIHRKTTLVDGLVTSYLEAGAGDPVVLLHGGEFGAGAELGWERNIAALAARYRVLAPDQLGFGQSAKVIDFVDGRGMRIRHVARFCELLGVDSAHFVGNSMGAINLLTDATSDAPLLPARSLAIICGGGEIQQNQHFEALQRYDATLPGMRRIVEALFHDPGYPADDGYVRRRYESSTAPGAWEAVAAARFRRPGATPSGTPSSTRPYERITVPTLVVEGGDDKLLPPGWAAQIAKAIDGARSAVVDKAGHCPQIEQATTVNRLLLDFLAASV, encoded by the coding sequence ATGGAGATTCATCGCAAGACGACGCTGGTCGACGGACTGGTCACCAGCTATCTGGAGGCGGGCGCCGGCGACCCGGTGGTACTGCTGCACGGCGGCGAGTTCGGTGCCGGCGCCGAACTGGGCTGGGAACGCAACATCGCCGCGCTCGCCGCGCGGTACCGGGTGCTGGCGCCCGACCAGCTGGGGTTCGGCCAGTCGGCGAAGGTCATTGACTTCGTCGACGGGCGTGGGATGCGGATTCGGCACGTGGCGCGGTTCTGCGAGCTGCTCGGCGTGGACTCCGCGCACTTCGTGGGCAACTCGATGGGCGCGATCAACCTGCTCACCGACGCCACCTCGGACGCGCCGCTGTTGCCCGCCCGCAGTCTGGCGATCATCTGCGGTGGCGGCGAGATTCAACAGAATCAGCATTTCGAGGCGCTACAGCGCTACGACGCAACGCTGCCGGGCATGCGTCGCATCGTCGAGGCCCTGTTTCACGACCCTGGCTATCCGGCCGATGACGGCTACGTGCGGCGCCGCTACGAGTCGAGCACCGCGCCCGGAGCGTGGGAAGCCGTCGCCGCGGCCCGGTTTCGTCGGCCGGGCGCCACACCGTCCGGCACGCCTTCGAGCACGCGGCCCTACGAACGCATCACGGTGCCGACGCTCGTCGTGGAGGGCGGAGACGACAAGCTCCTTCCGCCCGGCTGGGCGGCCCAGATCGCCAAGGCGATCGACGGCGCCCGCTCGGCAGTCGTCGACAAGGCCGGCCACTGCCCTCAAATCGAGCAGGCGACGACGGTGAACCGGCTGCTGCTGGACTTCCTCGCCGCGAGCGTCTAG
- a CDS encoding LLM class flavin-dependent oxidoreductase, whose protein sequence is MKISLFYEFALPRPWAPDDEHVLLQECLDEVEAADKAGFSTVWLTEHHFLEEYCHSTAPEIFLAAASQRTKNIRLGFGIMHLLPAVNHPARVAERVATIDLLSNGRVEFGTGEGSSVGELGGFDVDPADKRAQWEESLEVAIRCMIEEPFTGFKGDQIQMPPRNVIPKPLQKPHPPVWVACTRPASVQMAAQKCIGALSFAYTGPGPLTERVNGYYKEFEENGVPITPQINPNILAIGGDLSMMVAKTEEEALERLGQGGGFFSFGIMHYYLTGMHTPGRTGVWKRYLEEVEKDPTLAYGPGRGAIGTPATVREFLRGYEDSGVDEIILLLNPRSHEGTMESIELMGKEVLPEFIERDEKAVAAKAKRLAPVIEKVEARRPKSTVPLFDETYAFGGLPTGRDKFTASEIPEAMAEINEGRVQAAKRLKEQQATEQGK, encoded by the coding sequence ATGAAAATATCGCTGTTCTACGAATTCGCCCTACCGCGACCCTGGGCCCCCGATGATGAACACGTCCTGCTGCAGGAGTGCCTCGACGAGGTCGAGGCCGCTGACAAGGCGGGCTTCTCCACGGTATGGCTGACCGAGCACCACTTCCTCGAGGAATACTGCCACTCGACGGCGCCGGAGATTTTCCTGGCGGCGGCCAGCCAGCGGACCAAGAACATCCGGCTGGGCTTCGGCATCATGCACCTGCTGCCCGCGGTCAATCACCCAGCCCGGGTCGCCGAACGCGTCGCCACCATCGACCTGCTCTCGAACGGGCGTGTCGAGTTCGGCACCGGCGAAGGTTCCTCCGTCGGAGAACTCGGCGGATTCGATGTCGATCCCGCTGACAAGCGGGCACAGTGGGAGGAATCGCTCGAGGTGGCCATCCGCTGCATGATCGAGGAGCCGTTCACGGGGTTCAAAGGCGATCAAATCCAGATGCCGCCCCGCAACGTCATCCCCAAGCCGCTGCAAAAGCCGCATCCGCCGGTCTGGGTCGCCTGCACGCGGCCGGCCAGCGTACAGATGGCCGCCCAAAAATGCATCGGCGCACTGAGTTTCGCCTACACGGGTCCCGGGCCGCTCACCGAGCGGGTCAACGGCTACTACAAGGAGTTCGAGGAGAACGGCGTCCCGATCACGCCGCAAATCAACCCGAACATCCTCGCCATCGGGGGGGACCTGTCGATGATGGTCGCCAAGACCGAGGAGGAAGCGCTAGAACGGCTCGGACAGGGTGGCGGGTTCTTTTCGTTCGGGATCATGCACTACTACCTGACCGGGATGCACACTCCGGGCCGGACCGGGGTGTGGAAGCGGTACCTCGAAGAGGTCGAGAAGGACCCGACGCTGGCGTACGGCCCCGGGCGCGGTGCAATCGGGACTCCGGCCACCGTTCGCGAATTCCTGCGCGGCTACGAGGACAGCGGGGTCGACGAGATCATCCTGCTGCTCAACCCGCGTAGCCACGAGGGCACCATGGAATCCATCGAGCTGATGGGCAAAGAGGTGCTGCCCGAGTTCATCGAACGTGACGAAAAGGCGGTCGCCGCCAAAGCCAAGCGGCTTGCGCCGGTCATCGAGAAGGTCGAGGCGCGCCGGCCGAAGTCGACCGTGCCGCTGTTCGACGAAACGTACGCTTTCGGTGGCCTGCCCACCGGCCGAGACAAGTTCACGGCCAGTGAGATTCCCGAGGCGATGGCGGAGATCAACGAAGGCCGGGTGCAGGCCGCCAAGCGCCTGAAGGAGCAGCAGGCAACAGAGCAGGGCAAGTGA